A window of Clostridium sp. 'White wine YQ' contains these coding sequences:
- a CDS encoding SufB/SufD family protein, with the protein MSVILKNLNEIPVKTFRWLGINNLSLKDIEIPEVLKLSKNYSDIENNNYDLIYSHKKTPELLELKNETFGISNEVIKEINENYNLGFFLNIKKSTTEPIIINFEFDNSDKSIIDNNLIIADENSEATVVLNYSSLDESLGYHNGLIKIIANKNSKINVFVIQKLNKNSINLNSALSLIRENAEVNYSSIDLGSKYSISSYNSFLNENEGTSNLDSLYLGEDEKIIDVNYSIIHKGKETKSEINAKGALLGKSKKIFRGTLDFRKGSSKSVGKEEEYVMLLSPNVKNSSIPLLLSREDDIQGEHAASAGKIDESTLFYLMSRGLSVEESRKLLILAHFTPLINKLPADFRDDIISTIERKLKNA; encoded by the coding sequence ATGTCAGTAATATTAAAAAATTTAAATGAAATACCAGTAAAGACGTTTCGTTGGCTTGGAATAAATAACTTGTCACTAAAAGATATTGAAATTCCAGAAGTTCTTAAGCTTAGTAAAAATTATAGTGATATAGAAAATAATAACTATGATTTAATCTACTCTCATAAAAAAACACCAGAGCTTTTAGAACTGAAGAATGAAACTTTTGGTATCTCAAATGAAGTAATTAAAGAAATAAATGAAAATTATAATTTAGGTTTTTTCTTAAATATTAAAAAATCTACTACAGAACCAATAATAATTAACTTTGAATTTGATAATAGTGATAAATCAATTATAGATAACAACTTAATAATAGCTGATGAGAATTCTGAAGCAACAGTAGTTTTGAATTACTCTTCCCTAGATGAATCTTTAGGTTATCATAATGGACTTATAAAAATAATTGCAAATAAAAACTCAAAAATCAATGTATTTGTTATTCAAAAACTTAATAAAAACAGCATCAACTTAAACTCAGCACTTTCATTAATTAGAGAAAATGCTGAAGTTAACTATAGTTCTATAGATTTAGGGAGTAAGTACTCAATTTCAAGTTACAATTCCTTCTTAAATGAAAATGAAGGTACATCAAATTTAGATTCTCTTTACCTTGGAGAAGATGAAAAAATTATAGATGTTAATTACTCTATAATACATAAGGGAAAGGAAACTAAAAGTGAAATTAATGCAAAAGGTGCCTTACTTGGTAAAAGCAAAAAAATATTCAGAGGAACTTTAGATTTTAGAAAAGGCTCATCAAAATCAGTTGGTAAGGAAGAGGAGTATGTTATGCTACTTTCTCCTAACGTGAAGAACAGTTCGATTCCTCTACTTCTATCTAGAGAAGATGATATACAAGGGGAACATGCTGCTTCAGCAGGAAAAATTGATGAGAGCACTTTATTCTATTTAATGAGTAGAGGTTTATCAGTTGAAGAAAGTAGAAAGCTACTTATTTTAGCTCACTTTACTCCACTTATTAATAAGTTACCAGCGGACTTTAGAGATGATATTATTTCTACTATTGAAAGGAAGTTAAAAAATGCATAG
- a CDS encoding SufS family cysteine desulfurase, which produces MHSNIKTQFPLLSNNKNLVYLDSAATSQKPYSVINSLTEYYNNANANPHRGAYSISIESTRIYEEGREKIKKFLNLPSSHEVIFTKNNTEAINLVAYSYGLNFVNEGDEVLIAITEHHSNLIPWQQVAKVKKAKLNYLYINEDYEITDEEIKNKLTEKTKIVAIGQVSNVLGTVNPVDKVIKRAHELNAKVMVDGAQGLPHIRTDLSKSTPDFYSFSPHKIFAPMGIGVLCADKKLLEEMPPFMYGGDMVEYVYEQETTFDEVPHKFEAGTQHVEGVLGLTKALEFVEDLGYDYIEETDKELTEYAQERLSALPYIKIIGPKEASKKIAVISFLVDGIHPHDIATILDSKGIAVRAGNHCAQPLLRFLGINSTIRISLSIYNEKADIDKLIEALEYARRLFGYGHE; this is translated from the coding sequence ATGCATAGCAACATAAAAACTCAATTCCCATTACTTAGTAACAATAAAAATTTAGTATATCTTGATTCCGCTGCAACTTCTCAAAAGCCCTATAGTGTTATTAATTCACTAACTGAATATTATAATAATGCAAATGCAAATCCTCATCGAGGAGCCTACTCTATATCTATAGAATCCACAAGGATTTATGAAGAAGGAAGAGAAAAAATCAAAAAATTTTTAAACCTTCCTTCCTCTCATGAAGTTATTTTTACTAAAAACAACACAGAAGCTATAAATCTTGTTGCTTACTCATATGGATTAAACTTTGTAAATGAAGGTGATGAAGTTCTTATTGCAATCACTGAGCATCACTCAAATCTAATACCATGGCAACAAGTTGCAAAAGTTAAAAAAGCTAAGCTAAATTACCTTTATATAAATGAAGATTATGAAATTACAGATGAAGAAATTAAAAATAAATTAACTGAAAAAACAAAAATCGTAGCAATCGGTCAAGTTTCAAATGTTCTAGGGACTGTTAATCCAGTTGATAAGGTTATAAAAAGAGCACATGAATTAAATGCTAAAGTAATGGTAGATGGAGCTCAAGGACTTCCCCATATTAGAACAGATTTATCAAAATCAACTCCTGATTTTTATTCCTTTTCGCCACATAAGATATTTGCACCAATGGGTATAGGTGTCCTATGTGCAGATAAAAAATTACTTGAGGAAATGCCGCCATTCATGTATGGTGGTGATATGGTTGAGTATGTATATGAACAAGAAACTACTTTTGATGAGGTTCCTCATAAATTTGAAGCAGGAACTCAACATGTAGAAGGAGTTCTAGGTTTAACAAAAGCTTTAGAATTTGTTGAGGATTTAGGCTATGATTATATAGAAGAAACTGACAAGGAGCTTACAGAATATGCTCAAGAACGCTTAAGTGCCTTACCTTATATTAAAATAATTGGACCAAAAGAAGCTTCTAAGAAGATAGCTGTAATTTCATTTCTAGTTGATGGTATACATCCTCATGATATTGCTACAATATTAGATTCTAAAGGCATTGCTGTAAGAGCTGGTAATCATTGTGCTCAGCCCTTACTAAGATTTTTAGGTATTAATTCTACAATTAGAATAAGTTTATCTATATATAATGAAAAAGCTGACATTGATAAACTAATAGAGGCACTCGAATATGCTAGGAGGTTATTTGGGTATGGACATGAATAA
- the sufU gene encoding Fe-S cluster assembly sulfur transfer protein SufU → MDMNKLYTELIMEHNNSKRNKRELLNPDVTEKGHNPSCGDEITLAVKYNGDIIEDLAFTGTGCAISQASASIMIDLLKGKSKEEALALVEKFIGMIKREINNEDELMELEDALAFQNIQNMPARVKCAVLAWHTLQEAIKQ, encoded by the coding sequence ATGGACATGAATAAACTTTATACTGAACTTATTATGGAGCATAATAATTCTAAACGAAATAAAAGAGAATTATTAAATCCAGATGTCACTGAAAAAGGTCACAACCCTTCTTGTGGTGATGAAATCACTTTAGCTGTAAAATATAATGGAGATATTATTGAAGATCTTGCTTTTACAGGAACAGGCTGCGCGATTTCTCAAGCCTCTGCTTCAATAATGATTGACTTACTAAAAGGTAAAAGCAAAGAAGAAGCTTTAGCGTTAGTTGAAAAATTTATTGGAATGATTAAACGTGAAATAAATAATGAAGATGAGTTAATGGAATTAGAAGATGCCTTGGCATTTCAAAATATTCAAAATATGCCTGCAAGAGTTAAATGTGCTGTTTTAGCTTGGCATACATTACAAGAAGCAATTAAGCAATAA
- a CDS encoding Nramp family divalent metal transporter: MEVNTGTAEIGRVAYKKIGLIQKLRGFLKYIGPAFIVSVAYIDPGNFATNISGGSKFKYELIWVILCSNLMAIFLQTLSAKLGIATGCSLPEMCSKVFSKKANWTFWVIAEIGAMATDLAEFLGGTLGLHLLFNIPMIYAAFITGIFTFLIVYMEKYGQKIVEIIIATFVAVIGVSYIFELFLAKPQWGQVAVHSVMPQISSGDALLIAVGMLGATVMPHVIYLHSHLVQHRRKDFSEQDKKLHLKMEKLDIVLAMNIAFIVNAAMVIVSAAVFFNNGIVVDTIEQAQNSLKPLLGELSSGAFGIALIAAGFSSSAVGTMAGQTIMKGFVNLSIPVNLRRIITMAPAIIIIALGVNPMNALIISQVALSFILPFPILQLLKITNRQDLMGSLVNKKSVKNIGMIIAGIIISLNIVLLYLTIFK, from the coding sequence ATGGAAGTAAATACAGGAACAGCAGAAATAGGTAGAGTAGCCTATAAAAAAATCGGATTGATTCAGAAACTAAGAGGATTTTTAAAATATATTGGTCCAGCTTTTATTGTAAGTGTTGCGTATATTGATCCTGGTAATTTTGCGACAAATATAAGTGGGGGCTCTAAATTTAAGTATGAACTGATTTGGGTAATCTTATGTAGTAACCTTATGGCAATTTTTTTACAGACACTTTCTGCAAAACTAGGTATAGCAACAGGTTGCAGTTTGCCTGAGATGTGCAGCAAGGTATTCTCAAAAAAAGCAAATTGGACATTTTGGGTTATTGCAGAAATTGGAGCTATGGCAACAGATTTAGCTGAATTTTTGGGAGGAACCTTGGGATTACACCTACTTTTTAATATTCCTATGATATATGCTGCTTTTATAACTGGTATTTTTACATTTTTAATTGTATATATGGAGAAGTATGGTCAAAAAATTGTGGAAATTATTATTGCTACATTTGTAGCAGTAATAGGAGTTTCATATATATTTGAATTGTTTTTAGCTAAACCACAGTGGGGGCAAGTAGCAGTACATTCTGTAATGCCACAAATCTCAAGTGGAGATGCATTACTTATTGCAGTTGGAATGCTTGGAGCTACAGTTATGCCACATGTTATATATCTTCATTCACATCTAGTTCAGCATAGAAGAAAAGATTTTTCAGAGCAGGATAAAAAGCTACATCTAAAGATGGAAAAACTAGATATTGTATTAGCCATGAATATTGCATTTATAGTAAATGCAGCTATGGTTATAGTTTCAGCAGCTGTATTTTTTAATAATGGTATAGTAGTAGATACAATAGAACAAGCGCAAAATTCACTAAAGCCACTCCTTGGAGAATTATCAAGTGGAGCGTTTGGAATAGCACTAATCGCAGCAGGATTTTCTTCTTCTGCAGTTGGGACAATGGCAGGGCAGACTATTATGAAAGGTTTTGTAAATTTAAGTATACCAGTAAACTTAAGAAGAATAATAACAATGGCTCCAGCAATTATAATTATAGCACTAGGAGTTAATCCTATGAATGCACTTATTATAAGTCAAGTAGCATTGAGTTTTATATTACCATTTCCAATATTACAATTGCTTAAGATTACGAACAGACAAGATTTAATGGGGAGTTTAGTTAATAAAAAATCAGTTAAGAATATTGGAATGATTATTGCAGGGATTATTATAAGTTTGAATATAGTTCTTTTGTATTTAACAATATTTAAATAA
- a CDS encoding metal-dependent transcriptional regulator, producing the protein MESEEKFYTVRGYQLLNENKEMITPAMEDYLEMIYRHGAKEGYIRINILAKLLNVKPSSVTKMIQKLSLLDMVDYKKYGVVILTEKGKELGAFLLNRHNIIEIFLNNMQVDSSLQDVELIEHDINKNILESLDLLNEFFKEFPKIKDEFCIFKEKYKKV; encoded by the coding sequence ATGGAATCAGAAGAAAAATTTTATACAGTAAGAGGATATCAATTGTTAAACGAAAACAAAGAAATGATAACTCCAGCAATGGAGGATTATTTGGAGATGATCTATAGACATGGAGCTAAAGAAGGGTACATACGTATTAATATATTAGCAAAGCTTTTAAATGTAAAACCTTCTTCTGTAACAAAAATGATTCAAAAGCTTTCATTATTAGATATGGTTGATTATAAGAAATATGGAGTAGTAATATTAACTGAAAAAGGTAAAGAATTGGGTGCTTTTTTACTAAATAGACATAATATTATTGAAATCTTTTTAAATAATATGCAGGTAGATTCTTCACTTCAAGATGTTGAATTAATTGAGCATGATATAAATAAAAACATCTTAGAGAGTCTAGACCTATTAAATGAATTTTTTAAGGAATTTCCTAAGATAAAAGATGAGTTTTGTATATTTAAAGAAAAATATAAAAAAGTTTGA
- a CDS encoding ferredoxin hydrogenase, with protein MKNILINGTKIETNEDITILNLAKKNGIDISTLCFLKDCNDVGTCGVCVVDIEGRDDLATSCNTMAEDGMVITTSSEKIENHIKERLSTMLDSHEFKCGPCKRRENCEFLKLVIKHKARASKPFVVADKSEYVDDRSKSLVIDRTKCVLCGRCVGACENKTSTCTIKFIEKDGKKVIGTENDQCFDNTDCLLCGQCVIACPVDALSEKSHIERVKEALEDPNKHVIVAMAPSVRTAMGELFNMGFGVDVTGKLYTALRQLGFDKIFDINFGADMTIMEEATELAQRIKQGGPFPMFTSCCPGWVRQVENYFPDMLENLSSAKSPQQIFGTASKTYYPTTVDIDPKNIFTVTIMPCTAKKYEADRPEMETNGLRDIDAVLTTRELGKMIKELKIDFAKLEDSQADPAMGEYTGAGVIFGATGGVMEAALRTAKDFIENKDLADIEYEQVRGLKGIKEATVEIGGNNYNIAVINGSANLFEFMNSDKLYNKQYHFIEVMACEGGCVNGGGQPHVSSALRNTVDIKTVRASVLYNQDKNLKKRKSHENVALLNMYKSYMGEPGKGLAHKLLHMKYKNTKTEEQSS; from the coding sequence ATGAAAAATATACTTATCAACGGAACAAAGATAGAAACTAATGAAGACATTACTATTTTAAACTTAGCTAAGAAAAATGGAATAGATATCTCAACACTATGCTTTTTAAAAGATTGTAACGACGTTGGAACTTGTGGTGTATGTGTAGTTGATATCGAAGGAAGAGATGACCTTGCAACATCATGTAATACTATGGCTGAAGATGGTATGGTTATAACTACTTCTTCAGAAAAAATTGAGAACCATATTAAAGAAAGATTATCAACTATGTTAGATAGTCATGAATTTAAATGTGGTCCATGTAAAAGAAGAGAAAATTGTGAGTTCTTAAAACTTGTAATAAAACATAAAGCAAGAGCTTCAAAACCTTTCGTAGTTGCTGATAAGTCTGAATATGTTGATGATAGAAGTAAATCACTTGTTATTGATAGAACAAAATGTGTTCTTTGCGGTAGATGTGTTGGAGCATGTGAAAATAAGACAAGCACTTGCACAATAAAATTCATCGAAAAAGACGGTAAAAAAGTAATTGGAACTGAAAATGATCAATGCTTTGATAATACAGATTGTTTATTATGTGGACAATGTGTTATAGCTTGTCCAGTTGATGCTTTATCTGAAAAAAGCCACATTGAAAGAGTTAAGGAAGCCCTTGAAGATCCAAACAAGCATGTTATAGTTGCTATGGCTCCATCTGTAAGAACTGCTATGGGTGAATTATTCAACATGGGATTCGGTGTGGATGTAACAGGAAAACTATACACTGCATTAAGACAATTAGGTTTTGATAAAATATTTGATATTAACTTTGGCGCAGATATGACAATAATGGAAGAAGCTACTGAACTTGCACAAAGAATTAAACAAGGTGGACCATTCCCAATGTTTACTTCATGTTGTCCAGGTTGGGTTAGACAAGTTGAAAATTATTTCCCTGACATGTTAGAAAATCTTTCATCAGCTAAGTCTCCACAACAAATATTTGGAACAGCAAGTAAAACATACTATCCTACAACAGTTGATATAGATCCGAAGAATATCTTTACTGTAACAATTATGCCATGTACTGCTAAAAAATATGAAGCAGACAGACCAGAAATGGAAACTAACGGCTTAAGAGACATTGATGCTGTATTAACTACAAGAGAACTTGGCAAAATGATTAAAGAATTAAAGATTGATTTTGCTAAACTTGAAGATAGCCAAGCTGATCCAGCAATGGGTGAATATACTGGAGCTGGAGTTATATTTGGAGCAACTGGTGGAGTTATGGAAGCCGCTCTTAGAACAGCAAAAGATTTTATTGAAAATAAAGATTTAGCTGATATTGAATACGAACAAGTAAGAGGACTTAAAGGAATAAAAGAAGCAACTGTTGAAATTGGTGGAAACAACTATAACATAGCAGTTATCAATGGTTCTGCTAATCTATTTGAATTTATGAATTCAGACAAGCTTTATAACAAACAATATCACTTTATTGAAGTTATGGCATGTGAAGGCGGTTGCGTAAACGGTGGTGGACAACCTCACGTAAGTTCAGCTTTAAGAAATACAGTTGATATAAAGACTGTTAGAGCTTCTGTATTATATAACCAAGATAAAAATCTTAAAAAGAGAAAATCACACGAAAATGTTGCATTATTAAACATGTATAAGTCTTACATGGGTGAACCTGGAAAGGGTCTTGCTCATAAACTATTACACATGAAATATAAGAATACTAAGACAGAAGAACAAAGTAGCTAA
- a CDS encoding Gfo/Idh/MocA family protein, producing the protein MKIGIIGLGDIAKKGYLPVLSEKENIELVLCTRNKDTLSNLSKKYRISECASNVEELIKKGVEGVFVSTATEAHFEIAKKLLQNGIHVYIDKPISLNFNETQELVKIAEESKKIAMVGFNRRFAPMIKELKEHGKADIIIIQKNRFKQPDYTRRFIVEDFIHVVDTLRFLMDEEIKDINVRYLRKGDLLHNVIIELIGESCTAIGIMNRNNGVTEEVIEYMTEGDKYIVDNIIETIHFHDKEKEVLKFGDWEPTLFKRGFYQIVDHFIDCIEKNMIPNPSISDSLRTHEICEKIVMKIN; encoded by the coding sequence ATGAAGATTGGAATCATAGGATTAGGAGATATTGCAAAAAAAGGATATCTGCCTGTACTTTCTGAAAAAGAGAATATTGAATTAGTACTATGTACTAGAAACAAAGATACCCTTAGTAATTTGTCAAAAAAATATAGAATAAGTGAATGCGCTAGTAATGTAGAAGAATTGATAAAGAAGGGTGTAGAAGGGGTATTTGTCAGCACGGCTACTGAAGCACATTTTGAAATTGCAAAGAAGCTACTACAAAATGGGATACACGTATATATAGATAAGCCAATTTCACTAAATTTTAATGAAACTCAAGAACTAGTTAAAATTGCGGAAGAAAGCAAAAAGATTGCAATGGTTGGATTTAATAGAAGATTTGCGCCAATGATTAAAGAATTAAAAGAACATGGAAAAGCAGATATTATAATAATTCAGAAAAATAGATTTAAACAACCTGATTACACAAGAAGATTTATAGTTGAGGATTTTATACATGTAGTTGATACACTAAGATTTTTAATGGATGAAGAGATAAAGGATATAAATGTTCGATATTTAAGAAAAGGAGATTTGCTTCATAATGTAATTATTGAACTAATAGGAGAAAGCTGTACAGCAATTGGAATAATGAATAGGAATAACGGGGTTACTGAAGAGGTAATAGAATATATGACCGAAGGTGATAAATATATCGTTGATAACATAATTGAAACAATACATTTTCATGATAAAGAAAAAGAAGTATTAAAATTCGGTGATTGGGAACCTACATTGTTTAAGAGAGGTTTTTATCAAATAGTAGATCACTTTATAGATTGTATTGAAAAAAATATGATTCCAAACCCATCTATTTCAGATTCCTTAAGAACTCATGAAATATGTGAAAAGATAGTAATGAAAATTAACTAA
- a CDS encoding nitroreductase family protein, with amino-acid sequence MNEVIENILSRRSIRKYLNEQITDEDLSTILEVAKHAPSGGNSQTWHFTVLQNKEKLRDLNKYVRAAFEKLEVDENTYKSIRSGKVAAKNEAYRFYYNAPTLIIVSNERDYGNAMADSACAIENMLLASNALNLGSCYVNQLTWFGDDKDLRKLLIELGVPENHKVCGAIIVGYRDGGMPTAANRRENAVTIVR; translated from the coding sequence ATGAATGAAGTAATAGAAAATATTTTAAGTAGAAGAAGTATCAGAAAATATTTGAACGAGCAGATTACAGATGAAGATTTAAGTACCATTTTAGAAGTTGCGAAACATGCCCCAAGTGGAGGGAATTCTCAGACTTGGCATTTTACTGTGCTTCAAAATAAAGAAAAGCTTAGGGATTTAAATAAATATGTAAGAGCAGCCTTTGAAAAATTAGAAGTTGATGAAAATACATATAAAAGTATACGCTCAGGCAAAGTCGCGGCAAAAAACGAGGCATACAGATTTTATTATAATGCACCTACATTAATTATTGTCTCAAATGAACGGGATTATGGAAATGCTATGGCAGACAGTGCATGTGCAATTGAAAATATGCTATTAGCTTCTAATGCGCTAAATTTAGGATCATGCTACGTAAATCAATTAACTTGGTTCGGGGATGATAAAGATCTAAGAAAATTATTGATTGAGCTTGGAGTTCCTGAAAACCATAAAGTATGTGGAGCCATAATTGTGGGCTATAGAGATGGCGGTATGCCGACAGCTGCAAATCGAAGAGAAAATGCTGTAACAATTGTAAGGTAA
- the nfsA gene encoding oxygen-insensitive NADPH nitroreductase: MNDVVKLLKSHKSVRKFKAISVEEDKIKEIIECAQSASTSSYIQAYTIIRINNMEKRRSIASLSGNQKYIEECPLFLIFCADLNRLKTACEMNNKIFVEGYTETFILSTVDATLAAQNALIAAESMGLGGVYIGGIRNNPDKISELLKLPTNVYPVFGMCLGYPDEETENKLRLPMEIVLMTDEYTSDDVAQNLKEYDEQIKNYYIKRTNGKRSDTWTNQVGRLMSNPQRPHMKGFLKKQGFEMK; this comes from the coding sequence ATGAATGATGTAGTTAAACTATTAAAATCACATAAATCTGTTAGAAAATTTAAAGCAATTTCAGTAGAAGAAGATAAAATAAAAGAAATAATTGAGTGCGCCCAAAGTGCCTCAACTTCAAGTTATATTCAAGCTTACACTATTATAAGAATAAATAATATGGAGAAAAGGAGGAGTATAGCAAGTCTTTCAGGTAACCAAAAATATATTGAGGAATGTCCTTTATTTCTTATTTTCTGCGCCGATTTAAATCGCCTTAAAACTGCTTGTGAAATGAATAATAAAATTTTTGTGGAAGGGTATACGGAGACTTTTATATTATCAACAGTAGATGCCACTCTTGCAGCACAAAACGCTTTAATAGCAGCAGAATCAATGGGATTAGGAGGAGTTTATATTGGAGGAATTAGAAATAATCCTGACAAGATAAGTGAATTACTTAAGTTGCCAACTAATGTATATCCAGTGTTTGGTATGTGTCTAGGATATCCAGATGAGGAAACAGAAAATAAGTTAAGATTGCCTATGGAAATTGTGCTTATGACAGATGAGTATACTTCTGATGATGTTGCTCAAAATTTAAAGGAATATGATGAGCAAATCAAAAATTACTATATTAAAAGAACAAATGGTAAGCGTTCTGATACCTGGACTAATCAAGTAGGAAGATTAATGAGTAATCCCCAAAGACCTCATATGAAGGGATTTTTGAAAAAACAAGGCTTTGAAATGAAATAG
- a CDS encoding TraB/GumN family protein, protein METTKKTYDSINIMRLICAILVITIHTSALFSLGEVPGATLSLVIARIAVPFFFITVGYFFYEKYSQKGYLLKYLKRILIYYLGFSLAYGVILFNFIKQRNNSLELIVKNILFNGISPSLWYLPALILSIGVVAIFLRKNWVKSLIILSVVVYAIGLLGDTYYGLILKSPIEKLVIAYNSIFVKTRNGLCFGVPFITLGVIINKYKLNERIKKAVIFILASSVIFGVEAYLLITNNIPVDNNMYVSLVILVPFIFIGLLNSKLSISERKSKLFRDMSLWVYCIHELLMGIIATLFPKVAGNTIIYFIVVAGMAVTISYFVVRKKSPDYQIYKKKEAFVVFTVLACSIILIAANSSRPSSQGTVGNIAAFEQIDDKATSSNIIGPMWKISKGDEKVYVYGTLGYGTKDMYPLSPKVEDALKQSDGVVVEANTSNLDVNKLAKYVYLEQGDTIYKHVSKEAVDIYKDKTADFEKKTNHKQDFNNLEKVKPEFLAENCISSYIALSKEQVFFSSSDYIIYRANKSKISIIELTDMPKLLEAQTNVPDEVSDASLKLLKYFDEKNVEKISAVIDAWKTGNMDEIMKKENDIFIVPNGEVENYKKLSEIVNRYQELANSKVGKEYAEKIDGFLKDNKNYFVAVSFVYLNGENGMLKQLQDKGYTIEQVK, encoded by the coding sequence ATGGAAACAACTAAAAAAACTTATGATAGTATAAATATAATGAGACTTATTTGTGCAATTTTGGTTATTACAATTCATACTTCAGCGCTATTTTCTTTAGGAGAGGTTCCAGGCGCTACATTAAGTCTTGTAATAGCAAGAATAGCAGTACCATTCTTTTTTATAACAGTTGGGTATTTCTTTTATGAAAAATATAGTCAAAAAGGGTATTTACTAAAGTATTTAAAGAGAATATTAATATATTATTTAGGGTTTTCTTTAGCATATGGAGTGATACTATTTAATTTTATAAAACAAAGAAATAATAGCTTAGAGTTAATAGTTAAAAACATTCTATTCAATGGAATTAGTCCAAGCTTATGGTATTTACCAGCATTAATTTTATCTATAGGAGTTGTAGCAATATTCTTAAGAAAAAATTGGGTAAAGAGTTTGATAATATTAAGTGTAGTCGTGTATGCAATAGGACTACTTGGAGATACTTATTATGGATTAATTTTAAAATCACCAATTGAAAAGCTAGTAATTGCATATAATAGTATTTTTGTAAAAACAAGAAATGGTTTATGTTTTGGGGTACCGTTTATAACTTTAGGAGTTATAATAAATAAATACAAATTAAATGAAAGAATTAAGAAAGCTGTAATATTTATATTAGCATCCTCAGTTATATTTGGAGTAGAGGCATATTTACTTATAACTAATAATATTCCAGTTGATAATAATATGTATGTCTCATTAGTAATACTAGTGCCATTTATTTTTATTGGATTATTAAATTCAAAATTAAGTATAAGCGAAAGAAAATCAAAATTATTTAGAGATATGAGCTTATGGGTATATTGTATTCATGAATTACTTATGGGTATTATAGCTACCTTGTTTCCTAAGGTTGCAGGGAATACGATCATATACTTTATCGTTGTTGCAGGAATGGCCGTGACAATCTCATATTTTGTAGTAAGAAAGAAATCTCCTGACTATCAAATATATAAGAAAAAAGAAGCATTTGTAGTTTTTACTGTATTAGCTTGTTCTATTATTTTGATAGCTGCAAATTCAAGTCGTCCAAGTTCACAAGGTACGGTAGGAAATATCGCAGCCTTTGAACAAATTGATGATAAAGCTACATCCTCAAATATTATTGGACCAATGTGGAAGATATCAAAAGGTGATGAGAAAGTATATGTATATGGAACACTTGGATATGGAACTAAAGATATGTATCCATTAAGTCCTAAAGTTGAGGATGCATTAAAGCAGTCAGATGGTGTAGTAGTTGAAGCTAATACAAGTAACTTAGATGTAAATAAACTAGCTAAATATGTATATTTAGAGCAAGGAGATACAATTTATAAGCATGTTTCAAAGGAAGCAGTAGATATATATAAAGATAAAACGGCTGATTTTGAAAAGAAAACAAATCATAAGCAAGATTTTAATAATCTAGAAAAAGTAAAACCTGAGTTCTTAGCTGAAAATTGTATTTCTTCTTATATAGCTCTTAGTAAAGAACAGGTATTCTTTTCTTCAAGTGACTATATTATTTATAGAGCAAATAAAAGTAAAATATCAATAATAGAGCTAACTGATATGCCTAAACTTCTTGAAGCGCAAACAAATGTTCCTGATGAGGTTTCAGATGCATCATTAAAACTATTGAAATATTTTGATGAAAAAAATGTAGAAAAGATTTCAGCTGTAATAGATGCATGGAAAACAGGCAATATGGATGAAATAATGAAAAAGGAAAATGACATATTTATAGTGCCTAATGGAGAGGTAGAAAACTATAAAAAGTTAAGTGAAATCGTAAATAGGTATCAAGAATTAGCAAATTCAAAAGTTGGGAAAGAATACGCAGAGAAAATAGATGGATTTTTAAAAGATAATAAAAATTATTTTGTCGCAGTTTCTTTCGTATATTTAAATGGAGAGAATGGAATGTTAAAGCAATTGCAAGATAAAGGTTATACTATAGAACAAGTAAAATAA